Proteins from one Nakamurella multipartita DSM 44233 genomic window:
- a CDS encoding type IV secretory system conjugative DNA transfer family protein: MLTSKTKTPHRSADIDRLLVGVVLLVGVGGLLLWVGGQAASLLTGNGFAAGPVTAGARALLADRDNPSAAWDSPMPDPAAYWWITATVTGLLLALGALGAVGFAKVRGRVRLRGRLSEMATRPGMATSRDIKATVGPKRLRRSAPELRPTLAGRIGPRELGWCWGTARGVGVWTSVRDSVVLLGPSGAGKGVYVVNNRILDAPGAVVATSTRPDVLSVTITHRRNAGPVAVIATDGSMDGLPEIVRWSPIQECRDGRVAAARAQVLAAGSSSGVEDASFWQGWTEKVIKTLLHAAAWSGTGIDDLWRWSQSAVAARSALAVLQDLDGRDTGTGQRVEPGWADTLAQVVEGDDKFRGNLWAGVGKALAGLDLYSVRRRFDPRPGENFDPTAFLADRGTLYLLAEADDPASRLLQCLVADITRTAKDLADHSPKSRLDPPLTLVLDEIANWAPLPALPTYVSAYGGSGVVTIAVIQSRAQMARSWGSDAAKAIWDSATITGILGGVTDAENLRDFAAIAGDRDETSWQASTGKDGGLLGLGSGRSYSEQTRTRAVLTTGEIRGLPEGTMLMFYKGLDPMLVRMTAYYRRKERKTLLAGRAAIEARISETAAAGPVVAEPAEET; this comes from the coding sequence GCTTCGCCGCCGGCCCGGTGACCGCCGGCGCCCGGGCGCTGCTCGCGGACCGCGACAACCCTTCTGCGGCCTGGGACTCGCCGATGCCGGACCCGGCGGCCTACTGGTGGATCACCGCCACCGTCACCGGTCTGCTCCTCGCCCTCGGCGCCCTCGGCGCCGTCGGGTTCGCCAAGGTTCGCGGACGGGTGCGGTTGCGGGGCCGGCTCTCGGAGATGGCCACCCGCCCGGGCATGGCGACCTCCCGCGACATCAAGGCTACGGTCGGTCCGAAGCGGTTGCGGCGCAGCGCCCCCGAACTCCGACCCACCCTGGCCGGCCGCATCGGCCCGCGGGAATTGGGGTGGTGCTGGGGCACCGCCCGCGGCGTCGGGGTGTGGACCAGCGTCCGCGACTCCGTCGTCCTCCTCGGCCCATCCGGCGCCGGCAAGGGCGTGTATGTGGTGAACAACCGCATCCTGGACGCGCCCGGCGCGGTCGTCGCCACCTCGACCCGCCCCGATGTCCTGTCCGTCACCATCACCCACCGCCGAAACGCCGGTCCGGTGGCGGTGATCGCGACCGACGGATCGATGGATGGCCTGCCGGAGATCGTGCGCTGGTCCCCGATCCAGGAGTGCCGCGACGGCCGGGTCGCCGCCGCCCGCGCCCAGGTCCTGGCCGCCGGCTCCTCAAGCGGGGTGGAGGACGCCTCGTTCTGGCAGGGCTGGACCGAGAAGGTCATCAAGACCCTGCTGCATGCCGCCGCCTGGTCGGGCACCGGCATCGACGACCTGTGGCGGTGGTCCCAGTCCGCGGTCGCGGCGCGCTCCGCCCTGGCGGTGTTGCAGGACCTGGACGGCCGCGACACCGGCACCGGGCAGCGGGTCGAGCCGGGGTGGGCGGACACCCTGGCGCAGGTCGTTGAGGGCGACGACAAGTTCCGCGGCAACTTGTGGGCCGGCGTCGGCAAGGCTCTGGCCGGGCTCGACCTGTATTCGGTGCGGCGTCGGTTCGACCCCCGACCCGGCGAGAACTTCGACCCCACCGCGTTCCTCGCCGACCGGGGCACCCTGTATCTGCTGGCCGAGGCCGACGACCCCGCGTCCCGGCTGCTGCAGTGCCTGGTCGCCGACATCACCCGCACCGCCAAGGACCTGGCCGACCATTCACCGAAGTCTCGGTTGGATCCGCCGCTGACCCTGGTGTTGGACGAGATCGCCAACTGGGCGCCGCTGCCGGCGTTGCCGACCTACGTGTCGGCGTACGGCGGGTCCGGGGTGGTGACGATCGCGGTGATCCAGTCGCGGGCGCAGATGGCCCGCTCGTGGGGCAGCGATGCGGCGAAGGCGATCTGGGATTCGGCGACCATCACCGGCATCCTCGGCGGCGTCACCGACGCGGAGAACCTGCGCGACTTCGCCGCCATCGCCGGCGACCGGGACGAAACGTCCTGGCAGGCGTCCACCGGCAAAGACGGTGGCCTGCTCGGCCTCGGCTCCGGCCGGTCCTACTCCGAGCAGACCCGCACCCGGGCGGTGCTGACCACCGGGGAGATCCGCGGACTGCCCGAGGGCACGATGCTGATGTTCTACAAGGGCCTGGACCCGATGCTCGTCCGGATGACCGCCTACTACCGCCGCAAGGAACGCAAGACGCTGCTGGCCGGCAGGGCCGCGATCGAAGCCAGGATCAGCGAAACCGCCGCCGCCGGGCCGGTGGTCGCGGAACCGGCCGAGGAGACCTGA